The following proteins come from a genomic window of Geothrix edaphica:
- a CDS encoding LeuA family protein, with product MTLDELINDWNGPQAEGRIPILLDETLRDGLQSPSVRDPDIAAKRDLIHRLASLGVDAVDLGMPGAGPKALAAVRALMVEIRDHRLPLQPNVAVRTIEADLIQVAEIQQRVGFPLEAGAFLGSSPIRMDVEGWDLAFLVDTARKAVAFCRRHDVPVMMVTEDSTRARPDVLKAIYVAALDEGAQSICLSDTCGHATPDGVRRLVRFIRDEVVRDRPVNIDWHGHNDRGLGVANAIAAFEAGADRLHGTILGIGERCGNVALDQLMINLHLMGYPKGDLTDLPALAERVAELCDVVIPANYPVLGRDAFRTGTGVHAAAIVKALHRGDVDLADAVYSGVPAALVGRRQEIEIGPMAGHSNVIYWLELNGYDPSPDRVERVLQAAKNSPRILSEAQIRAVL from the coding sequence ATGACACTGGACGAGCTGATCAATGACTGGAACGGCCCTCAGGCAGAAGGCCGGATCCCGATACTCCTCGACGAGACCCTGCGCGACGGCCTCCAGAGCCCTTCCGTGCGTGATCCGGACATCGCCGCCAAGCGCGACCTGATCCACCGTCTCGCCAGCCTGGGGGTGGACGCCGTGGACCTGGGCATGCCCGGGGCGGGGCCGAAGGCCCTGGCGGCCGTGCGGGCGCTCATGGTCGAGATCCGGGATCACCGCCTGCCCCTCCAGCCCAACGTGGCCGTGCGGACCATCGAGGCGGACCTGATCCAGGTAGCGGAGATCCAGCAGCGCGTGGGGTTCCCGCTGGAGGCCGGCGCCTTCCTGGGATCCAGCCCCATCCGCATGGATGTAGAAGGGTGGGACCTTGCCTTCCTGGTGGACACGGCGCGCAAAGCCGTGGCCTTCTGCCGCCGCCACGACGTGCCCGTGATGATGGTGACCGAGGACAGCACCCGGGCCCGGCCCGACGTGCTGAAGGCCATCTACGTTGCCGCCCTCGACGAGGGGGCCCAGTCCATCTGCCTCTCGGATACCTGCGGCCACGCCACGCCCGACGGCGTTCGGCGGCTGGTGCGCTTCATCAGGGACGAGGTCGTCCGGGACCGCCCGGTGAACATCGACTGGCACGGGCACAACGACCGGGGGCTGGGCGTGGCCAATGCCATCGCCGCCTTCGAGGCCGGCGCGGACCGCCTCCACGGCACCATCCTGGGTATCGGAGAGCGCTGCGGCAACGTGGCCCTGGACCAGCTCATGATCAACCTGCACCTCATGGGCTACCCCAAGGGGGACCTCACGGACCTGCCTGCCCTCGCAGAGCGCGTGGCCGAGCTGTGCGATGTGGTGATCCCCGCCAACTACCCGGTGCTGGGCCGCGACGCCTTCCGCACGGGCACGGGCGTCCATGCCGCCGCCATCGTGAAGGCCCTGCATCGGGGCGACGTGGACCTGGCGGATGCCGTCTACTCCGGCGTTCCCGCCGCCCTGGTGGGCCGGCGGCAGGAGATCGAGATCGGCCCCATGGCGGGGCACAGCAACGTCATCTACTGGCTTGAGCTCAACGGGTACGACCCCAGTCCCGACCGCGTGGAACGGGTCCTCCAGGCCGCCAAGAACAGCCCACGGATCCTCAGCGAGGCCCAGATCCGGGCCGTGCTCTAG
- a CDS encoding serine/threonine-protein kinase, producing the protein MAELDNLNLPKTIGRYQVLRLLGSGAMGSVVLAEDPRIKRKVAIKLMKLDAVTTDADRHEHLMRFQREAEVSGLLNHPGIVAIYDVGEEEGYGPFLAMEFVPGKPLDGLMKEGAALPNKEKLRIAAGLAEALDHAHAKGIVHRDVKPGNAMVGEDGHPKLMDFGIAKREDASLTQTGTFLGTPSYASPEQIREGTVDSRSDIFSFGVLVFELMSGQSPFPGTSINTILYRIVNEPPVEVQPPVLGVLPDGWRRIFDKVLSKRPEDRYATCTAFVRELLDAVVDLGKEDRRELLGLLKMNGDSPIPEIRSTSFDETMVVARPEPRGSGRIWLAAAALAALAGGGWFLFQGPKVVRLPIDSQPAGAKVFLNDQAVGTTPMSQPLRAGDALRLELKGFRPMEYAFKPGEAPPTFTLAAIVSEELIDSVPPGASVVLDEKPLEGATPLKVSWNHGQPHRLTLTKEKLGYASDFAPGEAPGGRVFELKEGTTADARQEPPLDPNAPGLIRLAGAFGVRVRVDGKDMGDFAPGAKLPLPPGSHKVELASPKHYFKEIRTLSVTAGQTAPLNLPPLATLTVETFPGTGKVLVDGQDAGIESDGSGVKLTEGRHTVTVRGPKGSKNETVEVKGDKGLRFPL; encoded by the coding sequence ATGGCAGAACTCGACAACTTGAACCTCCCCAAGACCATCGGCCGCTACCAGGTCCTGCGCCTCCTGGGCTCCGGGGCCATGGGCAGCGTCGTGCTCGCCGAGGACCCCCGCATCAAGCGCAAGGTGGCCATCAAGCTCATGAAGCTCGACGCCGTGACGACCGATGCGGACCGTCACGAACACCTGATGCGCTTCCAGCGGGAGGCGGAGGTCTCCGGCCTGCTGAACCACCCGGGCATCGTGGCCATCTACGATGTGGGCGAGGAGGAGGGCTACGGGCCCTTCCTGGCCATGGAGTTCGTGCCGGGCAAGCCCCTCGACGGCCTGATGAAGGAGGGTGCGGCACTGCCCAACAAGGAGAAGCTGCGCATCGCCGCGGGCCTGGCGGAGGCGCTGGACCACGCGCATGCCAAGGGCATCGTCCACCGCGACGTGAAGCCCGGGAACGCCATGGTGGGCGAGGATGGCCACCCCAAGCTCATGGACTTCGGCATCGCGAAGCGCGAGGATGCCAGCCTCACCCAGACCGGAACCTTCCTGGGCACACCCAGCTATGCGAGCCCCGAGCAGATCCGCGAAGGCACCGTGGACAGCCGCTCGGACATCTTCAGCTTCGGCGTGCTGGTCTTCGAGCTGATGAGCGGCCAGTCGCCGTTCCCCGGCACCTCCATCAACACCATCCTCTACCGCATCGTCAACGAGCCGCCCGTGGAGGTGCAGCCGCCGGTGCTCGGGGTCCTCCCGGATGGCTGGCGCCGCATCTTCGACAAGGTGCTGTCCAAGCGTCCCGAAGACCGCTACGCCACCTGCACGGCCTTCGTCCGCGAGCTGCTCGACGCCGTGGTGGACCTCGGCAAGGAGGACCGCCGCGAGCTCCTCGGGCTCCTGAAGATGAACGGAGATTCCCCCATCCCCGAGATCCGGTCGACCTCCTTCGACGAGACCATGGTGGTGGCGCGGCCCGAACCCCGGGGCTCCGGCCGGATCTGGCTCGCCGCGGCCGCCTTGGCCGCCCTGGCGGGGGGCGGCTGGTTCCTATTCCAGGGTCCGAAGGTCGTCCGCCTTCCCATCGACTCTCAGCCTGCGGGGGCCAAGGTCTTCCTGAACGACCAGGCCGTGGGCACCACCCCTATGAGCCAGCCCCTGCGGGCCGGGGATGCCCTGCGGCTGGAACTCAAGGGCTTCCGGCCCATGGAGTACGCCTTCAAGCCAGGCGAAGCGCCTCCGACCTTCACCCTGGCGGCCATCGTCAGCGAGGAGCTCATCGATTCCGTGCCGCCCGGCGCCTCGGTCGTGCTGGACGAGAAACCGTTGGAGGGCGCAACGCCCCTCAAGGTGTCGTGGAACCATGGGCAGCCCCATCGCCTCACCCTCACCAAGGAGAAGCTGGGCTACGCCTCGGATTTTGCCCCCGGCGAGGCTCCGGGCGGGAGGGTCTTCGAGCTGAAGGAGGGGACCACCGCCGACGCCCGCCAGGAGCCGCCCCTGGATCCCAACGCCCCCGGCCTCATCAGGCTGGCCGGCGCCTTCGGCGTGCGCGTGAGGGTGGACGGCAAGGACATGGGTGACTTCGCCCCTGGTGCCAAGCTCCCGCTGCCTCCCGGCTCCCACAAGGTCGAGTTGGCCAGCCCGAAGCACTACTTCAAGGAGATTCGGACCCTGAGTGTGACCGCCGGCCAGACCGCGCCCCTGAATCTGCCCCCCCTCGCCACCCTCACCGTCGAGACCTTCCCTGGCACCGGCAAGGTCCTCGTGGATGGCCAGGATGCGGGCATCGAAAGCGACGGCAGCGGCGTCAAGCTCACGGAGGGCCGCCACACCGTCACCGTCCGAGGCCCCAAAGGCAGCAAGAACGAGACGGTGGAGGTGAAGGGCGACAAGGGGTTGAGGTTCCCGTTGTAA
- a CDS encoding cellulose synthase family protein, translating into MEVVKTIVLGTYFTLLTILSVYGAHRLWMLLLYYRHKKDVPQPVGDANYLPVVTVQLAVFNEMNVIERLMDHVVKMDWPKDKLEIQVLDDSTDDTVHVASGVVDRYKALGFDIHYLHRTDRTGFKAGALAEGLKVAKGELVAMFDADFLPTEDFLRKAVPHFADEKVAFVQGCWAHLNREFSLLTQVQAILLDGHFVFEHTARHRSKAFFNFSGTAGMWRVAAIADAGGWEHDTITEDADLSYRAQLKGWKGVYLKDLVVPAELPVEVNAFKSQQHRWAKGNAQVIRKLMKTIWKSDESLHTKMECWFHLTANCNYMLMVVLSVIMVPAMVFRAGTPVHVLLLTDGPFFLLNAVSVGLYFGLSQKELTDNTGWQKRLKYIPGLMGLGIGLALNQAKAVLEGFFTDDKEFKRTPKYGVDANGKSVTKRAYKVPKSLLTFLELGFAIYYFAALFVAIYIRKWASVPFLWLFFSGFSYMSILSLADVKLFRRLAMDEPTDDAQSAANFVQ; encoded by the coding sequence ATGGAAGTCGTCAAGACCATCGTGCTCGGCACCTACTTCACGCTGCTCACCATCCTGAGTGTCTACGGGGCGCACCGCCTCTGGATGCTGCTGCTCTACTACCGCCACAAGAAGGACGTGCCGCAGCCCGTGGGCGACGCGAACTACCTGCCGGTGGTGACGGTGCAGCTGGCGGTGTTCAACGAGATGAATGTCATCGAGCGGCTCATGGACCACGTCGTGAAGATGGACTGGCCCAAGGACAAGCTTGAGATCCAGGTGCTGGACGATTCCACGGACGACACGGTGCACGTCGCCAGCGGCGTGGTGGACCGTTACAAGGCCCTGGGCTTCGACATCCACTACCTGCACCGCACGGACCGCACGGGCTTCAAGGCCGGCGCGCTGGCCGAGGGCCTGAAGGTCGCCAAGGGCGAGCTGGTGGCCATGTTCGACGCCGACTTCCTCCCCACCGAAGACTTCCTCCGCAAGGCCGTTCCCCACTTCGCTGATGAGAAGGTCGCCTTCGTCCAGGGCTGCTGGGCCCACTTGAACCGCGAGTTCTCCCTGCTGACCCAGGTGCAGGCCATCCTGCTCGACGGCCATTTCGTCTTCGAGCACACCGCCCGCCACCGCTCCAAGGCCTTCTTCAACTTCAGCGGCACCGCCGGCATGTGGCGCGTCGCCGCCATCGCCGACGCAGGCGGCTGGGAGCACGACACCATCACCGAGGATGCCGACCTGTCCTACCGGGCCCAGCTCAAGGGCTGGAAGGGCGTCTATCTCAAGGATCTGGTCGTCCCCGCCGAGCTGCCCGTGGAGGTCAACGCCTTCAAGAGCCAGCAGCACCGCTGGGCCAAGGGCAACGCCCAGGTCATCCGGAAGCTCATGAAGACCATCTGGAAGTCCGATGAGAGCCTGCACACCAAGATGGAGTGCTGGTTCCACCTGACGGCCAATTGCAACTACATGCTGATGGTGGTGCTCTCCGTGATCATGGTGCCCGCCATGGTCTTCCGGGCCGGCACGCCCGTGCATGTCCTGCTGCTCACCGACGGCCCCTTCTTCCTGCTGAACGCAGTGAGCGTCGGTCTCTACTTCGGCCTCTCCCAGAAGGAACTGACGGACAACACCGGTTGGCAGAAGCGCCTGAAGTACATCCCCGGCCTCATGGGCCTGGGCATCGGCCTCGCACTGAACCAGGCCAAGGCCGTGCTGGAGGGCTTCTTCACCGACGACAAGGAGTTCAAGCGCACCCCCAAGTACGGCGTGGATGCCAATGGCAAGTCCGTCACCAAGCGGGCCTACAAGGTGCCCAAGAGCCTGCTCACCTTCCTGGAGCTGGGCTTCGCGATCTACTATTTCGCCGCCCTCTTCGTGGCCATCTACATCCGCAAGTGGGCTTCCGTGCCCTTCCTCTGGCTGTTCTTCAGCGGCTTCTCCTACATGAGCATCCTGTCCCTGGCTGACGTGAAGCTGTTCCGCCGCCTGGCCATGGATGAGCCCACCGACGACGCCCAGAGCGCGGCAAACTTCGTCCAGTAG